Proteins from a genomic interval of Macrobrachium nipponense isolate FS-2020 chromosome 28, ASM1510439v2, whole genome shotgun sequence:
- the LOC135201772 gene encoding large ribosomal subunit protein mL66-like isoform X1, which produces MALRTLIYAGKNSLGLVLPAGLPVKPPLNKVIPAVQGSVVKNFSLSSQRNIKKINVEESDKVTTISAEYVESPLAPRLLKTGKEKNHVCPLCALNLDVKHTDVLILSQFMRPDGCMLPRRITGLCSKQQLRVTYLVAMSQKAGLMPNLAPSWSKKDPKKRYGSKKYNRYFDESTLD; this is translated from the exons ATGGCGTTAAGAACATTAATATATGCGGGAAAGAATTCGCTTGGCCTCGTATTACCTGCTGGATTGCCGGTCAAGCCACCCTTAAATAAGGTCATACCGGCAGTTCAGGGATCTGTAGTGAAAAATTTTTCTTTGTCCTCGCAGAGAAATATTAAGAAGA TTAATGTTGAAGAATCCGATAAAGTAACAACGATAAGTGCAGAGTATGTCGAATCACCATTAGCTCCTCGTCTGTTGaaaacaggaaaagaaaagaacCATGTTTGCCCACTTTGTGCATTGAACCTTGATGTCAAGCATACT GATGTGTTGATATTGTCCCAGTTCATGCGTCCAGATGGCTGTATGTTACCACGACGTATCACTGGACTTTGCTCAAAGCAGCAGTTGCGAGTCACATATCTTGTTGCAATGTCACAAAAAGCTG GTCTGATGCCTAATTTAGCGCCCAGTTGGAGTAAAAAGGACCCAAAGAAGAGGTATGGGTCTAAAAAGTACAACCGGTATTTTGATGAATCAACGCTGGATTGA
- the LOC135201772 gene encoding large ribosomal subunit protein mL66-like isoform X2, with protein MAAYNMGHHCTVMHLECRLISYVLVNVEESDKVTTISAEYVESPLAPRLLKTGKEKNHVCPLCALNLDVKHTDVLILSQFMRPDGCMLPRRITGLCSKQQLRVTYLVAMSQKAGLMPNLAPSWSKKDPKKRYGSKKYNRYFDESTLD; from the exons ATGGCAGCCTATAACATGGGACATCACTGTACAGTTATGCATTTGGAGTGTAGACTAATTTCATATGTTCTAG TTAATGTTGAAGAATCCGATAAAGTAACAACGATAAGTGCAGAGTATGTCGAATCACCATTAGCTCCTCGTCTGTTGaaaacaggaaaagaaaagaacCATGTTTGCCCACTTTGTGCATTGAACCTTGATGTCAAGCATACT GATGTGTTGATATTGTCCCAGTTCATGCGTCCAGATGGCTGTATGTTACCACGACGTATCACTGGACTTTGCTCAAAGCAGCAGTTGCGAGTCACATATCTTGTTGCAATGTCACAAAAAGCTG GTCTGATGCCTAATTTAGCGCCCAGTTGGAGTAAAAAGGACCCAAAGAAGAGGTATGGGTCTAAAAAGTACAACCGGTATTTTGATGAATCAACGCTGGATTGA
- the LOC135201776 gene encoding uncharacterized protein LOC135201776 translates to MSNQYKRPSLTSGGGKRRSGSTKFELTEEQKNDIKEAFDLFDPNGTGTIDPKELKVAMRALGFEPKKEEIKKMVAEIDKDDNGKIKYEEFLTLMTIKMAEKDVKEEILKAFKLFDDDNTGKISFLNLKRVAETLGENLTDEELQEMIDEADRDGDNEINQDEFFRIMKKTSLY, encoded by the coding sequence ATGTCTAATCAGTACAAGCGCCCATCTCTGACAAGTGGAGGAGGAAAAAGACGTTCTGGGAGCACAAAGTTTGAGCTTACGGAAGAACAgaaaaatgacataaaagaagCCTTCGATCTCTTTGATCCAAATGGTACAGGGACTATTGACCCCAAGGAACTCAAAGTAGCTATGAGAGCATTAGGATTTGAACCAAAGAAGGAAGAGATAAAGAAAATGGTTGCAGAAATTGACAAGGATGACAATGGTAAAATTAAATATGAGGAGTTTCTTACTCTAATGACAATAAAGATGGCTGAGAAGGATGTGAAAGAGGAGATACTGAAAGCTTTCAAGTtatttgatgatgataatacagGCAAGATATCATTTCTTAATCTGAAACGAGTGGCAGAAACGCTTGGAGAAAACCTCACTGACGAGGAGTTGCAGGAGATGATTGATGAAGCTGATCGTGATGGTGATAATGAAATCAACCAGGATGAATTCTTCCGTATAATGAAGAAAACCAGTTTGTATTGA